One part of the Candidatus Flexicrinis affinis genome encodes these proteins:
- a CDS encoding TIGR03943 family protein: MQTNLLISTSTPAPNRGAVAIKAALLFGLAAYFAYNILSGNLTNYINARFAWLSYVAVVLFAVGGAAALAELRGGVRSGAFSHSRTSLSMMLMLAVPLVLGTLIPSRPLGAEAINGSIRVGAASYSAAEVALVSKAPLDRDILDWSRAFVTEQSPSAFNGQQANVLGFVYTEPGYPENTFMVARFTLSCCVADASALGLPAYYAGADAPEAGAWVEVSGEFQAGEFLGQQVPVLQAAQLTPVEEPEHPYLYP, encoded by the coding sequence ATGCAGACGAACCTCCTTATTTCGACCTCCACGCCCGCCCCAAACCGCGGCGCTGTCGCGATCAAGGCCGCGCTGTTGTTCGGGCTGGCGGCGTATTTCGCCTACAACATCCTCAGCGGCAACCTGACCAACTACATCAACGCGCGCTTCGCGTGGCTGAGCTACGTGGCGGTGGTGCTGTTCGCGGTCGGCGGAGCGGCGGCGCTGGCCGAACTGCGCGGCGGAGTCCGCAGCGGCGCGTTCAGCCATTCGCGCACGAGCCTGTCGATGATGCTGATGCTGGCGGTGCCGCTGGTGCTGGGGACGCTGATCCCGTCGCGCCCGCTGGGGGCCGAGGCCATCAACGGGTCGATCCGCGTCGGCGCGGCCAGTTACAGCGCCGCCGAGGTCGCGCTGGTCAGCAAGGCGCCGCTCGACCGCGACATCCTCGACTGGTCGCGCGCGTTCGTCACCGAGCAGTCGCCCTCGGCGTTTAACGGGCAGCAGGCCAACGTGCTCGGCTTCGTCTATACCGAGCCGGGCTATCCCGAGAACACCTTCATGGTCGCGCGCTTCACGTTGAGCTGCTGTGTTGCGGACGCCTCGGCGTTGGGCCTGCCAGCGTACTACGCGGGCGCCGACGCGCCCGAGGCCGGCGCATGGGTCGAGGTCTCCGGCGAATTCCAAGCAGGCGAATTCCTCGGCCAGCAGGTGCCGGTGCTGCAGGCCGCGCAGCTCACGCCCGTCGAAGAGCCGGAACACCCGTACCTGTACCCGTAA
- a CDS encoding permease: protein MTSSAATPPARRWLGPAFTATFLIAIAALLLTRGDPAVTFGVFATRFLGIFIEAAPFLLLGTAVSGLLEVFVSREDIVRWLPRNRFAAPFVGAFMGFAFPVCECGVVPVTRRLFTKGLPMSVGIAFLLAAPVMNPIVLVSTYIAFGPGPLLIARFAITAVVAIAVGLVFALTARPEEVLLPASLAPVTGGSGPKVVDRPRLVPGLIRAAQFSVDETFDMGRYLVIGSLLAALMQMFVGQEQLIGIGSGPVISVIVMQLIAFVLSVCSTVDAFIALAFTGTFTTGSIAAFLTFGPMVDIKSTLMFLGVFRRRTVAYLILIPFLLTLLIGVWMNLLMR from the coding sequence ATGACGTCGTCTGCTGCAACTCCGCCCGCTCGCCGTTGGCTCGGCCCCGCGTTTACGGCGACCTTCCTGATCGCGATCGCAGCGCTGCTGCTCACGCGCGGCGACCCGGCCGTGACGTTCGGTGTGTTCGCCACCCGCTTCCTCGGCATCTTTATCGAAGCCGCCCCGTTCCTGCTGCTCGGCACGGCCGTCTCCGGCCTGCTGGAAGTGTTCGTCAGCCGCGAGGACATCGTGCGTTGGCTGCCGCGCAACCGCTTTGCCGCGCCGTTCGTCGGGGCGTTTATGGGCTTCGCGTTCCCGGTGTGCGAGTGCGGCGTCGTGCCGGTCACGCGGCGGCTGTTCACCAAAGGGCTGCCGATGTCGGTTGGCATCGCGTTCCTGCTGGCCGCGCCGGTGATGAACCCGATCGTGCTCGTCAGCACGTATATCGCGTTCGGACCCGGCCCGCTGTTGATCGCCCGCTTTGCGATCACGGCCGTCGTGGCGATCGCGGTCGGGTTGGTTTTCGCCCTAACAGCCCGGCCCGAAGAAGTCTTGCTGCCCGCTTCGCTCGCGCCGGTCACCGGCGGCAGTGGGCCGAAGGTGGTCGACCGCCCGCGCCTCGTCCCCGGCCTGATCCGCGCCGCGCAGTTCAGCGTGGACGAGACGTTCGACATGGGCCGCTATCTGGTGATCGGCTCGCTGCTGGCCGCGCTGATGCAGATGTTCGTCGGGCAGGAGCAGTTGATCGGTATCGGCAGCGGGCCGGTCATCTCGGTGATCGTCATGCAGTTGATCGCGTTTGTGCTGTCGGTGTGCAGCACGGTCGATGCGTTTATCGCGCTGGCGTTCACAGGGACGTTCACCACCGGTTCGATCGCCGCGTTCCTGACCTTCGGCCCGATGGTCGACATCAAGAGCACGCTGATGTTCCTCGGCGTGTTCCGGCGCCGCACCGTCGCCTATTTGATCCTGATCCCGTTCCTGCTGACGCTGCTGATCGGCGTCTGGATGAATCTGTTGATGAGGTAA